One region of Ictalurus furcatus strain D&B chromosome 17, Billie_1.0, whole genome shotgun sequence genomic DNA includes:
- the prkd2 gene encoding serine/threonine-protein kinase D2 — MANSSPVMSSAPLSQVFFPTGGSSPPGSVVTQHATPVSLPAVSTPGFPAVETGLSQGPSGTNMSVIPPPTAGVSFIIQIGLTRESVLLPQTADLTYVKQIACSIVDQKFPECGFYGIYDKILLFKHDTSTNNILQLVKTAADIQEGDLVEVVLSAAATFEDFQIRPHALNVHSYRAPAFCDHCGEMLFGLVRQGLKCDGCGLNYHKRCAFSIPNNCSGARKRRLSTTSLSSSQSLRLSTTESLCSISTSITSEETNLIRSHTQMPRTPSEARRFYTGRPVHLDKILMSKVKVPHTFAVHSYTRPTVCQYCKRLLRGLFRQGLQCKDCKFNCHKRCAYKVPNDCLGETIGDMFSPAADTEVPMDYSNEYLDSERTSLMDESDEACSIPGSFSPDNSQDGAGGDQSANIPLMRVVQSVRHTTRRSSKAIKEGWMVHYSNKDTLRKRHYWRLDCKCIILFHNDTTNKYYKEIPLSEILEVCPASDFNLVPSGASPHCFEIVTGTIRYFVGEDSNPSQLPSMTVPTSSNSVGPISGVGQEVARAWENAIRQALMPVIFQDNPPSEGSTPHRQASVSISVSNSQIQENVDIGMIYQIFADEVLGSGQFGVVYGGKHRKSGRDVAIKVIDKLRFPTKQESQLRNEVAILQSLRHLGIVNLECMFETPEKVFVVMEKLHGDMLEMILSSENGRLPERLTKFLITQILAALRHLHFKNIVHCDLKPENVLLSSADPFPQVKLCDFGFARIIGEKSFRRSVVGTPAYLAPEVLLNQGYNRSLDMWSVGVIMYVSLSGTFPFNEDEDINDQIHNAAFMYPPNPWRQISTEAIDLINNLLQVKLRKRYSVDKSLSHVYLQDYQTWLDLRELESKLGERYITHESDDARWQRFAQEHTLPYPAHLVPASTAYDDEQKDIDDACMQGLTERVSIL, encoded by the exons ACTGCCTGCTGTCTCTACACCAGGTTTCCCTGCTGTGGAGACAGGGCTTTCCCAAGGGCCCAGTGGCACCAATATGTCTGTCATACCTCCCCCAACAGCCGGAGTGTCTTTCATTATCCAGATAGGACTGACACGAGAGTCGGTGCTTCTGCCCCAAACAGCGGATCTTACATATGTCAAACAGATCGCCTGCTCCATCGTGGACCAAAAG tTCCCTGAATGTGGTTTCTATGGGATCTATGACAAAATCCTTCTTTTCAAGCATGACACAAGCACTAATAACATCCTTCAGTTGGTCAAGACTGCAGCTGATATCCAGGAGGGTGATCTTGTGGAGGTGGTGCTGTCTG CGGCTGCTACCTTTGAAGATTTCCAGATTCGTCCACATGCTCTGAATGTGCACTCATACCGTGCCCCTGCCTTCTGTGACCACTGTGGAGAGATGCTTTTTGGCCTAGTGAGGCAAGGACTCAAATGTGATG GTTGTGGGCTGAACTACCATAAACGCTGTGCTTTCAGCATTCCCAATAACTGCAGTGGGGCGAGGAAGAGACGGCTGTCAACCACATCTCTCAGCAGCAGCCAGTCTCTGCGTCTGTCCACCACTGAATCCCTCTGTAGTATAAGCACCAGTATAACCTCTGAGGAAACAAATCTGAtccgctcacacacacagatg CCCCGAACTCCCAGTGAGGCCCGGCGGTTCTACACAGGCCGACCTGTCCACCTGGACAAGATACTAATGAGTAAAGTAAAGGTGCCACACACATTTGCAGTGCACTCCTACACACGGCCCACCGTCTGCCAGTACTGCAAAAGACTGCTTCGGGGCCTTTTCCGCCAAGGACTGCAGTGCAAAG ACTGCAAATTCAACTGCCACAAGAGGTGTGCATACAAAGTGCCCAATGACTGTCTTGGGGAAACTATTGGAG aTATGTTTAGTCCAGCTGCAGACACAGAAGTACCGATGGATTACAGTAATGAATATTTGGATTCAGAAAGAACTTCACTGATGGATGAATCAGATGAGGCCTGCAGCATCCCTGGCTCCTTCTCCCCTGACAACAGTCAGGATGGAGCCGGTGGAGACCAGAG TGCTAATATTCCCCTCATGAGAGTGGTACAGTCAGTGAGACACACCACACGCCGCTCCAGTAAAGCTATCAAGGAAGGCTGGATGGTGCACTACAGCAACAAGGACACCCTG AGGAAGCGACACTACTGGCGCCTAGACTGCAAATGCATCATCCTTTTCCATAATGACACCACCAATAAATACTACAAG GAAATACCTCTTTCTGAAATTCTTGAAGTATGCCCAGCGAGTGATTTCAATCTGGTGCCCAGTGGTGCCAGCCCACACTGCTTTGAGATTGTGACTGGTACCATTCGATACTTTGTGGGTGAGGATTCGAACCCCTCCCAATTACCTAGCATGACAGTTCCCACCTCATCAAATAGTGTAGGACCCATTAGTGGAGTGGGACAGGAAGTTGCCAGAGCTTGGGAAAACGCCATACGTCAGGCCCTTATGCCAGTCATCTTCCAAGACAATCCACCATCTGAAGGCAGCACCCCTCACA GACAGGCATcagtcagtatttcagtgtcCAACAGTCAGATTCAGGAGAATGTG GATATTGGCATGATTTATCAGATTTTCGCTGATGAGGTTCTGGGTTCTGGCCAGTTTGGAGTGGTGTATGGTG GAAAGCACAGAAAATCTGGAAGAGATGTGGCTATCAAGGTAATCGACAAGCTTCGCTTTCCAACTAAACAGGAGAGCCAATTGAGGAACGAGGTGGCCATACTCCAG AGTCTGCGTCATCTGGGCATAGTGAATCTGGAGTGTATGTTTGAAACTCCTGAAAAAGTGTTTGTTGTTATGGAGAAGCTTCATGGAGACATGCTAGAGATGATCCTCTCAAGTGAGAATGGACGGCTACCTGAGAGGCTCACAAAGTTTCTGATCACACAG ATCTTGGCTGCCCTAAGGCACCTCCACTTCAAGAATATTGTGCATTGTGACTTGAAACCTGAGAATGTGCTGCTGTCTTCAGCTGATCCATTCCCACAG GTGAAGCTGTGTGATTTTGGTTTTGCGCGGATCATTGGGGAGAAGTCTTTTAGGCGCTCTGTGGTGGGAACACCTGCTTACTTGGCTCCAGAGGTGCTGCTGAACCAGGGGTACAACCGTTCTCTGGATATGTGGTCTGTTGGAGTCATTATGTATGTCAGCTTGAGCGGGACCTTTCCCTTTAATGAGGATGAAGATATCAATGACCAGATCCACAATGCTGCTTTCATGTACCCACCAAACCCCTGGAGGCAAATCTCTACAGAAG CTATTGATCTCATCAATAACCTGCTTCAAGTGAAGTTGAGAAAACGCTATAGTGTGGACAAGAGCCTGAGTCATGTCTATTTACAG GACTATCAGACATGGCTGGACCTGCGAGAACTGGAATCAAAGCTTGGTGAACGTTATATAACCCATGAAAGTGATGATGCTCGCTGGCAGAGGTTCGCTCAGGAGCACACACTGCCTTACCCAGCTCACCTGGTACCTGCATCGACTGCCTATGATGACGAGCAGAAGGACATTGACGATGCTTGTATGCAGGGACTGACTGAGCGTGTTAGCATCCTCTGA